A stretch of the Mycobacteroides immunogenum genome encodes the following:
- a CDS encoding cytochrome P450, giving the protein MSTVELFDPQVLQDPYPFYRRLRETAPVWPVADSGFYFVSRWDLVVEATERTEDFSSNLTAALMASSEGPTVAAMGPPADPTHVLATGDDPIHQAHRKLVLPTLVAKRIAALEPAMAETGSRLWERGVAGDGIDWMAAMGDALPMAMVARLIGLPEEDVPQLVRWGYSSTEMLGGLNTPQRQAEVVTDTMYLVLYLREHLQKEQAAPGHDLLGYLAQACNRGDVSLDIGVMILVQLVGAGGESTAGLMGNAVRILGENLDLQQRIRDDRALIPTFLEEVLRLESPFRGHHRHVLADTTLGGVELPAGSHLTLLWGAANRDPAIFEDPDMLRLDRPSPRGHISFGKGLHFCVGAALARLEARTAINLLLDRTREFAIKPNGAQWVPSIMVRRHQRLELELGRVATGA; this is encoded by the coding sequence ATGAGCACCGTTGAATTGTTCGACCCGCAGGTTCTGCAAGATCCGTATCCGTTCTATCGGCGGCTACGTGAGACGGCGCCGGTATGGCCCGTCGCGGACTCCGGCTTCTACTTCGTCTCGCGCTGGGACCTGGTGGTGGAGGCCACCGAACGCACCGAGGATTTCTCGTCCAACCTGACCGCCGCACTGATGGCATCCAGCGAGGGGCCGACAGTCGCGGCGATGGGGCCGCCGGCCGACCCCACGCACGTGCTGGCCACCGGCGATGACCCGATCCATCAGGCCCACCGCAAGCTGGTGCTGCCCACCTTGGTGGCCAAGCGGATCGCCGCGCTGGAACCCGCCATGGCTGAGACCGGCTCGCGACTGTGGGAGCGGGGAGTGGCGGGTGACGGCATCGACTGGATGGCCGCGATGGGTGACGCACTACCGATGGCGATGGTGGCCCGGCTGATCGGCCTGCCAGAGGAGGACGTACCGCAACTGGTGCGGTGGGGCTATTCGAGCACCGAAATGCTGGGCGGGCTCAACACTCCGCAGCGGCAGGCCGAGGTGGTCACGGACACCATGTACCTGGTTCTGTACCTGCGCGAGCACCTGCAGAAGGAGCAGGCGGCGCCGGGCCATGATCTGCTCGGATACCTGGCGCAGGCGTGCAACAGGGGAGATGTCTCCCTGGACATCGGCGTGATGATCCTGGTGCAGTTGGTTGGTGCGGGCGGCGAGTCGACAGCGGGCTTGATGGGCAATGCCGTACGCATCCTCGGCGAGAACCTGGACCTACAACAGCGCATCCGTGATGACCGGGCGTTGATACCGACGTTCCTCGAGGAGGTGCTGCGGCTGGAATCGCCGTTCCGTGGGCATCACCGCCATGTGCTGGCCGACACCACGCTCGGCGGGGTAGAGCTGCCCGCCGGAAGTCACCTCACGCTGCTCTGGGGCGCGGCCAACCGTGATCCGGCGATCTTCGAGGATCCCGACATGTTGCGCCTCGACCGGCCCAGCCCGCGCGGCCACATCAGCTTTGGCAAGGGGCTGCACTTCTGCGTCGGTGCGGCGCTGGCCCGGCTGGAGGCACGCACCGCGATCAACCTGCTACTGGACCGCACGCGCGAGTTCGCCATCAAACCCAATGGGGCGCAGTGGGTTCCGAGCATCATGGTGCGTCGGCACCAGAGGCTGGAACTGGAACTCGGCCGGGTTGCTACCGGCGCCTGA
- the lipB gene encoding lipoyl(octanoyl) transferase LipB yields MEPVHRSHGSIRSSADPVEVRDLGMIDYEAAWELQRDLVEARVAGGPDTLLTLQHPAVYTAGRRTEPQERPINGAPVIDTDRGGKITWHGPGQLVGYPIVQLAEPIDVVNYVRRVEESIIAVCAQLGVHTKRVDGRSGVWLAAGGGKPERKIAAIGVRVQRGVTMHGFSLNCNNSLDAYLPIVACGITDAGVTTLSAELGRDVTIDEVREQVVASVVDALEGRLPVGATV; encoded by the coding sequence ATGGAACCCGTGCACCGCTCTCATGGATCCATCCGGTCCAGCGCAGATCCCGTCGAGGTACGCGATCTGGGCATGATCGACTATGAGGCGGCGTGGGAGCTGCAGCGCGATCTCGTCGAGGCGCGCGTGGCCGGTGGACCCGACACCTTGCTCACCTTGCAGCATCCGGCCGTCTACACCGCCGGGCGGCGCACCGAGCCGCAGGAACGCCCGATCAACGGCGCCCCGGTCATCGACACCGACCGCGGCGGCAAGATCACCTGGCACGGTCCCGGTCAGTTGGTCGGCTATCCGATAGTGCAACTCGCCGAACCCATTGATGTGGTGAACTACGTTCGGCGCGTTGAGGAATCGATCATCGCCGTGTGTGCACAGCTAGGTGTGCACACCAAGCGGGTCGACGGCCGCTCGGGTGTGTGGCTGGCGGCGGGCGGCGGCAAGCCCGAACGCAAGATCGCCGCGATCGGCGTGCGCGTGCAGCGCGGCGTCACCATGCACGGGTTCTCCCTCAACTGCAACAACAGCCTGGACGCCTACCTGCCGATCGTGGCGTGCGGCATCACCGATGCCGGGGTGACAACCTTGTCCGCCGAATTGGGCCGCGATGTCACCATCGACGAGGTGCGTGAGCAGGTGGTTGCCTCCGTTGTCGACGCGCTTGAGGGACGGCTTCCGGTCGGGGCGACGGTATGA
- a CDS encoding DUF4191 domain-containing protein encodes MPKSLSPAEAKAAKAEAKARRKAESKARRAQMWQAFQIQRKEDKRLLPYMIGAFVLIVAVFSVAGYFSGGISTFLFPILGVVLGVLVGFIIFGRRVQKSVFTKAEGQKGAAGWALDNMRGRWRVTTAVAGTTQLDVVHRVIGRPGVIFVAEGAPGRLGPLLAQEKKRTARLVGDTPIYDVIVGNEDGQVPLSKLERHLTKLPANITAKQMDSLESRLAALGSRAAAMPKGPMPGQAKSRGGMQRTIRRR; translated from the coding sequence ATGCCTAAATCACTGAGTCCCGCCGAAGCCAAGGCCGCCAAGGCCGAGGCAAAGGCGCGCCGCAAGGCCGAATCGAAGGCGCGCCGCGCCCAGATGTGGCAGGCCTTCCAGATTCAGCGCAAGGAAGACAAGCGCCTGCTGCCGTACATGATCGGCGCGTTCGTGCTGATCGTGGCTGTGTTCTCGGTCGCCGGGTACTTCTCCGGCGGCATCAGCACCTTCCTGTTCCCGATCCTGGGTGTGGTGCTAGGTGTGCTGGTGGGGTTCATCATCTTCGGCCGTCGCGTGCAGAAGTCGGTGTTCACCAAGGCCGAGGGCCAGAAGGGTGCGGCAGGCTGGGCGCTGGACAACATGCGCGGGCGGTGGCGGGTCACCACCGCGGTCGCCGGCACCACGCAGCTCGATGTCGTGCACCGCGTCATCGGCCGTCCGGGCGTCATCTTCGTCGCCGAAGGCGCCCCCGGCCGGCTCGGGCCGCTCCTTGCGCAGGAGAAGAAGCGCACCGCACGTCTGGTCGGAGACACCCCGATCTACGACGTCATCGTCGGCAATGAGGACGGCCAGGTGCCGCTGTCCAAGCTGGAACGCCACCTCACCAAGCTCCCCGCCAACATCACCGCCAAGCAGATGGACTCCCTGGAGTCGCGGCTGGCGGCACTGGGTTCGCGCGCCGCGGCCATGCCCAAGGGCCCGATGCCCGGTCAGGCGAAGTCACGCGGCGGGATGCAGCGCACCATCAGGCGCCGGTAG
- a CDS encoding TIGR01777 family oxidoreductase, with protein sequence MRVVIAGSSGVIGSALVASLRAADHTVIRLVRRDPLGPDERRWDPASGQIEPGTLDGADAVVNMCGVGVGDKRWSGAYKQEIYDSRIIPTEVLSDAVADARVPVLINASAVGFYGDSGDRVIDETASSGTGFLARVCVDWETATAEAVRAGTRVVIVRTGLVLAPAGGLFGRTRPLFSLGLGARLGNGRWYMPWISLEDHIRALEFALSEPTLSGPVNLTGPAPVTNAEFTAALGRTLHRPTLLVAPQFALRAILGEFADAELTRSMRVIPAVLEQHGFEFEHHTIGEALAYANNTQPMK encoded by the coding sequence ATGCGTGTCGTCATCGCCGGATCTTCGGGGGTGATTGGGTCGGCGCTTGTCGCGTCGCTGCGTGCGGCGGATCACACCGTGATCCGCCTGGTGCGCCGCGACCCGCTGGGCCCCGACGAACGACGCTGGGATCCGGCGAGCGGACAGATCGAGCCCGGCACACTCGACGGCGCCGACGCCGTCGTCAACATGTGTGGCGTCGGTGTCGGTGACAAGCGGTGGTCAGGCGCCTACAAGCAAGAGATCTACGACAGCCGCATCATCCCGACGGAAGTGTTGTCCGACGCCGTCGCCGACGCCAGGGTGCCGGTCTTGATCAACGCCTCGGCGGTGGGCTTCTACGGCGACAGCGGAGACCGCGTTATCGATGAAACCGCCTCTAGCGGTACAGGTTTCCTTGCTCGGGTGTGCGTCGATTGGGAGACCGCGACGGCGGAGGCGGTGCGGGCCGGCACCCGGGTGGTGATCGTGCGGACCGGACTGGTGCTGGCTCCGGCCGGCGGGCTGTTCGGCCGGACACGGCCACTGTTCTCTCTGGGCCTGGGCGCGCGGCTGGGCAATGGTCGCTGGTATATGCCCTGGATAAGCCTCGAGGACCATATCCGCGCCCTCGAATTCGCACTCTCCGAACCGACCCTGTCGGGCCCGGTCAACCTGACCGGACCGGCGCCGGTGACCAATGCCGAATTCACCGCCGCGCTCGGCAGGACGCTGCATCGCCCCACGCTGCTGGTGGCTCCCCAATTCGCGCTGCGCGCGATCCTCGGGGAGTTCGCCGATGCCGAATTGACACGCAGCATGCGTGTCATCCCCGCCGTGCTGGAACAGCACGGGTTCGAGTTCGAGCATCACACCATCGGCGAGGCGCTGGCCTACGCCAATAACACCCAACCGATGAAGTGA
- the glnA gene encoding type I glutamate--ammonia ligase, whose amino-acid sequence MTFSSPEEVFKFIADEKVEYVDVRFCDLPGVVQHFSIPASAFDQSVFEDGLGFDGSSVRGFQSIHESDMLLLPDISTAKLDPFRAAKTLNVNFFVHDPFTREAYSRDPRNVARKAEQYLISTGIADTCYFGAEAEFYIFDSVSFDSKINGTFYEIDSEAGWWNTGEPYEEDGSPNRGYKVRPKGGYFPVAPYDHFVDLRDEMTTNLINAGFTLERGHHEVGTGGQAEINYKFNTLLAAADDVLLFKYIIKNTAWANGKTVTFMPKPLFGDNGSGMHAHMSLWKDGKPLFHDEAGYAGLSDVARHYIGGILHHAPSLLAFTNPTVNSYKRLVPGYEAPINLVYSQRNRSACVRIPITGNNPKAKRLEFRCPDSSGNPYLAFAAMLMAGIDGIKNKIEPLAPVDKDLYELPPEEAANIPQAPTNLATVIDNLEKDHEYLTEGGVFTSDLIETWIAFKRENEIEPINIRPHPYEVALYFDV is encoded by the coding sequence ATGACGTTCAGTAGCCCCGAGGAAGTATTCAAGTTCATTGCCGACGAGAAGGTCGAGTACGTGGACGTCAGGTTCTGTGACCTGCCGGGCGTCGTGCAGCACTTCTCCATCCCGGCTTCGGCTTTCGACCAGAGCGTCTTCGAAGATGGTTTGGGCTTCGACGGGTCCTCGGTTCGCGGGTTCCAGTCCATCCACGAGTCGGACATGCTGCTGCTTCCCGATATTTCGACGGCCAAGCTCGACCCGTTCCGTGCCGCCAAGACGCTGAACGTCAACTTCTTCGTGCACGACCCGTTCACCCGCGAGGCCTACTCGCGTGACCCGCGCAACGTGGCCCGCAAGGCCGAGCAGTACCTGATCAGCACCGGTATCGCCGACACCTGTTACTTCGGCGCCGAGGCAGAGTTCTACATCTTCGACTCGGTGAGCTTCGACTCGAAGATCAACGGCACCTTCTATGAGATCGACTCCGAGGCCGGCTGGTGGAACACCGGCGAGCCTTACGAAGAGGATGGCAGCCCCAACCGCGGCTACAAGGTCCGTCCGAAGGGCGGCTACTTCCCCGTAGCCCCGTACGACCACTTCGTCGACCTGCGCGACGAGATGACCACCAACCTGATCAACGCCGGGTTCACCCTGGAGCGCGGTCACCACGAGGTGGGCACCGGCGGGCAGGCCGAGATCAACTACAAGTTCAACACGCTGTTGGCCGCGGCCGACGATGTGCTGCTGTTCAAATACATCATCAAGAACACCGCCTGGGCCAACGGCAAGACCGTCACGTTCATGCCGAAGCCGCTGTTCGGTGACAACGGGTCCGGTATGCACGCCCACATGTCCCTGTGGAAGGACGGCAAGCCGCTGTTCCACGATGAGGCCGGATACGCCGGGCTCTCGGACGTGGCCCGTCACTACATCGGCGGCATCCTGCACCACGCACCGTCGCTGCTGGCGTTCACCAACCCCACGGTGAACTCCTACAAGCGTCTGGTGCCGGGCTACGAGGCCCCGATCAACCTGGTGTACAGCCAGCGCAACCGCTCCGCCTGCGTGCGCATCCCGATCACCGGCAACAACCCGAAGGCCAAGCGCCTCGAGTTCCGCTGCCCGGACAGCTCGGGCAACCCGTACCTGGCGTTCGCGGCCATGTTGATGGCCGGTATCGACGGCATCAAGAACAAGATCGAGCCGCTCGCGCCGGTCGACAAGGACCTCTACGAGCTGCCTCCGGAGGAGGCCGCCAACATTCCGCAGGCCCCGACCAACTTGGCTACCGTGATCGACAACCTGGAGAAGGATCACGAGTACCTCACCGAGGGTGGCGTTTTCACCTCGGATCTGATCGAGACCTGGATCGCGTTCAAGCGCGAGAACGAGATCGAGCCGATCAACATCCGTCCTCACCCGTACGAGGTAGCGCTCTACTTCGACGTGTAA
- a CDS encoding GNAT family N-acetyltransferase — translation MESAAVLIAAPGVGSDRGTDANPRPRYSIVLSSDPAEIEAAQRLRYQAFADEMGAPLPHAVRGPLTGEMIDMDKLDPFCDHLLARDEDTGAIIGCCRLLPPEGYQAAGETFTDSMFDASALDPLRPKLVEIGRVTVAPEHRNGAVMGILWAGIFRYQQLTEHQYAIGCLSVRMEDGGPRGSLVRSVHDFAQRFAAPDEYRVVPRNPVVVDGVPLEDIPPQEKAKIPPLLHGCLRIGGRICGPPSFDPEFDMADFLVLVTKDTARQRYLERLERSLALG, via the coding sequence ATGGAGAGCGCGGCGGTTCTCATCGCGGCGCCCGGTGTCGGTTCCGATCGGGGGACGGACGCGAACCCGCGGCCGCGGTACAGCATTGTGTTGTCGTCAGATCCGGCTGAAATTGAAGCCGCCCAACGACTTCGATACCAGGCATTCGCCGATGAAATGGGTGCGCCGCTGCCACATGCTGTGCGCGGCCCGCTGACGGGCGAGATGATCGACATGGACAAGCTGGATCCATTCTGCGATCACCTGCTGGCTCGCGACGAGGACACCGGCGCCATCATCGGCTGTTGCCGGTTGTTGCCTCCGGAGGGATACCAGGCGGCGGGGGAGACGTTCACCGATTCGATGTTCGACGCCTCGGCGCTGGACCCGTTGCGGCCCAAGCTGGTTGAGATCGGCCGCGTCACCGTCGCCCCCGAGCATCGCAACGGTGCGGTGATGGGGATTCTGTGGGCCGGGATCTTCCGCTATCAGCAGCTGACCGAGCATCAATACGCGATTGGTTGTTTGTCCGTCCGGATGGAGGACGGCGGCCCGCGCGGATCGTTGGTGCGCTCGGTGCACGACTTCGCGCAGCGCTTCGCGGCCCCCGATGAGTATCGCGTGGTGCCGAGAAACCCGGTCGTGGTCGACGGGGTACCGCTCGAAGACATCCCGCCACAGGAGAAGGCGAAGATCCCACCGCTGCTGCACGGATGCCTGCGCATCGGCGGGCGTATCTGCGGACCGCCGTCTTTCGACCCGGAGTTCGATATGGCGGACTTCCTGGTGCTGGTCACCAAAGACACTGCCCGGCAACGCTATTTAGAGCGTCTGGAGCGGTCCCTTGCTCTCGGATAG
- the lipA gene encoding lipoyl synthase — translation MTEPRKLLRLEVRNAQTPIERKPDWIRTRAKMGPEYKELKSLVRSGGLHTVCEEAGCPNIFECWEDREATFLIGGEQCTRRCDFCQIDTGKPADLDRDEPRRVAESVQTMGLRYSTVTGVARDDLPDGGAWLYAETVRYIKELNPATGVELLIPDFNANPEQLSEVFSSRPEVLAHNLETVPRVFRRIRPAFSYERSLSVITAAREAQLVTKSNLILGMGETNDEIREALVALHEAGCDIITITQYLRPSPRHHPVDRWVKPQEFVELSEFAEGLGFAGMMAGPLVRSSYRAGRLYAQAMAHHGRPLPAALEHLASAGSARQEAINLIG, via the coding sequence ATGACCGAACCACGCAAGCTGCTGCGGCTGGAAGTCCGCAACGCCCAGACCCCGATCGAGCGCAAGCCGGACTGGATCCGTACCCGCGCCAAGATGGGCCCCGAGTACAAGGAACTCAAGTCGCTGGTGCGCTCCGGCGGCCTACACACCGTGTGTGAAGAGGCCGGATGCCCCAACATCTTCGAATGCTGGGAAGACCGTGAGGCCACCTTCCTCATCGGTGGTGAGCAGTGCACGCGCCGCTGCGATTTCTGCCAGATCGACACCGGTAAGCCCGCTGACCTGGACCGCGATGAGCCGCGCCGGGTGGCCGAGAGCGTACAGACCATGGGCCTGCGGTACTCGACGGTCACCGGAGTGGCCCGCGATGATCTGCCCGATGGCGGCGCCTGGCTGTACGCGGAAACCGTGCGATACATCAAGGAGCTCAATCCGGCCACAGGTGTGGAGCTGCTCATCCCCGACTTCAACGCCAATCCAGAACAGTTGAGCGAAGTGTTCAGCAGCCGTCCCGAGGTGCTGGCGCACAACCTGGAGACGGTGCCCCGGGTGTTCCGCCGGATCCGGCCCGCATTCAGCTATGAGCGAAGCCTGTCAGTGATCACCGCCGCGCGTGAGGCCCAGCTGGTGACCAAGAGCAACCTGATTCTCGGCATGGGCGAGACCAACGACGAGATTCGTGAGGCGCTTGTCGCGTTGCACGAGGCGGGCTGCGACATCATCACCATCACGCAGTACCTGCGCCCGTCGCCGCGGCACCATCCGGTGGATCGCTGGGTCAAACCGCAGGAATTCGTGGAACTTTCGGAGTTCGCCGAGGGGCTGGGTTTCGCCGGTATGATGGCCGGGCCGCTGGTGCGCTCCTCCTACCGGGCCGGGCGGCTGTACGCGCAGGCGATGGCCCACCACGGACGTCCGCTGCCGGCTGCCCTGGAGCACCTGGCGTCGGCGGGTTCGGCCCGTCAGGAAGCCATCAACCTCATCGGATGA
- a CDS encoding RDD family protein yields the protein MARDLGSWLSGPGSVEGAGNSRYPGEHLGLPESGPGSAAPLSRRLLALLIDWLIAGGLALFFVKGNLLSQTLSSAQLLTWLVIGVVAVRLWRFTPGQYMAGLQVAPADGTHSIGIGRAFIRNLLIALIVPPLITDIDGRGLHDRVTRTVVIRSR from the coding sequence ATGGCGCGAGACCTGGGTTCATGGTTGTCGGGGCCCGGCTCGGTAGAGGGCGCGGGCAACTCTCGGTATCCGGGGGAGCATCTTGGCCTGCCCGAAAGCGGGCCCGGATCAGCCGCGCCGCTGTCGCGGCGGCTGCTGGCACTGCTGATCGACTGGCTGATCGCCGGTGGGCTGGCGTTGTTCTTTGTCAAGGGAAACCTGTTGTCGCAGACGCTTTCTTCGGCGCAGTTGCTCACCTGGCTCGTCATCGGTGTGGTGGCGGTACGGCTGTGGCGATTCACCCCTGGGCAGTACATGGCGGGCTTGCAGGTGGCGCCCGCCGACGGAACCCATTCGATCGGTATCGGCCGGGCGTTCATCAGAAATCTGTTGATCGCCTTGATTGTCCCGCCGTTGATCACCGATATCGACGGCCGCGGCCTGCATGACCGGGTGACCCGCACCGTCGTGATTCGATCCCGCTAG
- a CDS encoding TetR/AcrR family transcriptional regulator, translating to MSPSTDWLHGADRHTIAADRIISVAAGRIARHGLDRLNLDEVAREAGCSRATVYRHVGGKAAIVDAVLARNIAKVTSDIQRAVQTADAQRRAVVAITASLAAIRNDPVVSAMIATMPPASLGSYLSASSEIPRSAAAFTGLADETAAQWISRVVMAFLFWPTTDPAQESEMIERFVYPVLKEATASRVSASATSESTISPARTATLDNSEEDRP from the coding sequence ATGTCGCCCTCTACCGACTGGCTACACGGAGCCGATCGTCACACCATCGCCGCCGATCGGATCATTTCGGTCGCCGCCGGCCGGATCGCGCGCCACGGACTGGACCGGCTGAACCTCGACGAGGTGGCTCGTGAGGCGGGATGTTCCCGCGCCACGGTGTACCGGCATGTCGGCGGTAAGGCCGCCATTGTCGACGCCGTCTTGGCGCGGAACATCGCGAAAGTCACCTCGGACATTCAGCGCGCGGTCCAGACGGCGGATGCCCAGCGGCGTGCCGTCGTCGCCATCACCGCGTCGCTGGCCGCCATCCGCAACGACCCCGTCGTCAGCGCGATGATCGCGACCATGCCACCCGCCTCACTCGGGTCCTATCTCAGCGCGTCCTCGGAGATCCCCCGCTCGGCGGCCGCGTTCACCGGACTAGCCGACGAAACTGCCGCGCAGTGGATTTCGCGTGTGGTGATGGCATTCCTGTTCTGGCCCACCACGGATCCCGCACAAGAATCGGAGATGATCGAGCGGTTTGTCTATCCGGTCTTGAAGGAGGCCACCGCTTCGCGGGTCTCGGCCTCGGCCACAAGCGAATCCACGATCTCGCCGGCCCGCACCGCGACATTGGACAACAGCGAGGAAGACAGACCGTGA
- a CDS encoding lysine N(6)-hydroxylase/L-ornithine N(5)-oxygenase family protein, with protein MLGIGFGPSNLALAIALSEHPHPLSAQFVDAQSRFGWHRGMLIPGARMQVAFLKDLVTLRNPKSHYTFVNYLTERGRLPDFINQQSFFPTRQEFHDYLDWAQQALEPAVSYSSRMTGIQAAPDGFEVRLQDTSGSRPDRVTHARALVLGCGTFPAMPAGINPTARQWHSSQLLHRLEALDSPPVRIAVVGAGQSAAEAVAYLHSQYPEAQVHAIFARYGYSPADDSPYANRIFDPAAVDDFYGAPADIQRQLVDYHRDTNYAAVDSPLIADLYDREYRERVSGQRRLWMHNASRIAAVDETPERVRLAIAHLPSSSTELLDCDVVVYATGYRPLDVRAFLGALASCYEFDAAGLPVVDRDYRLRPRADAPGDIYLNGSVEHSHGLSSSLLSNVAVRAGEIVDSLVAEAETREAVASFKTG; from the coding sequence GTGCTCGGCATTGGATTCGGGCCGTCGAACCTTGCCCTGGCGATAGCGCTGTCCGAGCACCCGCATCCGCTCTCGGCGCAGTTCGTGGACGCGCAATCGCGATTCGGGTGGCACCGCGGCATGCTCATTCCCGGTGCGCGAATGCAGGTTGCCTTCCTCAAAGACCTGGTGACGCTGCGGAACCCCAAGAGTCACTACACCTTTGTCAACTATCTGACGGAACGCGGCAGGCTGCCGGACTTTATCAATCAGCAGAGTTTCTTTCCGACTCGGCAAGAGTTCCATGACTATCTGGACTGGGCGCAGCAGGCGCTTGAGCCGGCCGTCAGCTACTCATCGAGAATGACCGGAATACAGGCCGCCCCCGACGGGTTCGAGGTGCGGCTGCAGGACACCTCCGGCTCGCGGCCGGATCGTGTGACGCATGCACGAGCCCTCGTGCTGGGCTGTGGCACATTCCCGGCCATGCCTGCCGGCATCAATCCCACCGCCCGGCAATGGCACAGCAGTCAGCTGCTGCACCGGCTCGAAGCGCTGGACAGCCCGCCCGTTCGTATCGCGGTGGTAGGTGCTGGGCAGAGCGCCGCCGAGGCGGTGGCCTATCTGCACAGCCAGTATCCCGAGGCCCAGGTACACGCGATTTTTGCCCGCTACGGCTACAGCCCGGCCGACGACAGCCCCTACGCCAACCGGATCTTCGACCCCGCTGCCGTCGACGACTTCTACGGCGCGCCCGCCGACATCCAGCGTCAGCTGGTGGACTACCACCGCGACACCAACTATGCGGCAGTCGATTCCCCGCTGATCGCCGACCTCTACGACCGCGAGTACCGGGAACGAGTCAGCGGGCAGCGGCGACTGTGGATGCACAACGCGTCCAGGATCGCCGCCGTTGACGAGACGCCGGAACGGGTGCGCCTCGCGATCGCCCACCTGCCGTCGTCGTCGACCGAACTGCTGGACTGCGATGTGGTGGTGTACGCCACCGGATACCGGCCGTTGGACGTGCGCGCGTTCCTGGGTGCGCTGGCCTCGTGTTACGAGTTCGACGCCGCGGGCCTACCGGTGGTGGACCGCGACTACCGGCTACGGCCGCGTGCGGACGCCCCCGGGGACATCTACCTCAATGGGTCGGTGGAGCACAGTCACGGTCTGTCTTCCTCGCTGTTGTCCAATGTCGCGGTGCGGGCCGGCGAGATCGTGGATTCGCTTGTGGCCGAGGCCGAGACCCGCGAAGCGGTGGCCTCCTTCAAGACCGGATAG
- a CDS encoding MFS transporter, with product MILLAVCMAVFMLLLDMTIVSSALADLQNSLGADLSDLQWVIDAYALPMAGLLLTAATLGDRLGRRRLYLLGMVVFTTASLGCALSGSAAMLIGVRAVQGIGGAILLAVSLPIIAAAYPQERRGGPIAIYGAVMGAGSAAGPLLGGFLVTHFGWQSIFLVNLPVGVLAWVIAARHLPETRAEQMRPVDWVGTVLLTFGLLTGVFAVISLHDGGIGARASASLAACAVVALALFLWWEGRAPAPMLSLRLVASPGFAGVWVAAAAASGTLIGATNYLALYFMNTLGYNAFETGLRAGPLTLATIVGAPLGILAGKRLPTMATIPGGVALVAVGLWAATGAHADTAWTHFIIGSALAGLGLGALSAVTSDAALQFVPLDGAGMATGSVSTGRQIGILLGVAGMGVAFGHAAAGQSGARAAGAAAINSVLSLGALAAACAAFVSLILLGVATMSRSHDPATGESLAI from the coding sequence ATGATCCTGCTCGCCGTCTGCATGGCGGTGTTCATGCTGCTGCTCGACATGACGATTGTGTCCAGCGCGCTCGCGGACCTGCAGAACTCGCTGGGGGCCGATCTTTCCGATTTGCAATGGGTGATCGACGCCTATGCGCTGCCGATGGCCGGTTTGTTGCTCACCGCCGCCACTCTCGGTGACCGGCTGGGGCGCAGGCGGCTCTATCTGTTGGGCATGGTCGTCTTCACGACGGCCTCGCTGGGCTGTGCGCTGTCGGGCAGTGCGGCCATGCTGATCGGGGTGCGTGCCGTACAGGGGATCGGCGGTGCGATCCTGCTCGCGGTGTCGCTGCCGATCATCGCTGCCGCGTACCCGCAAGAGCGCCGTGGCGGCCCCATCGCGATCTACGGTGCGGTCATGGGCGCGGGTAGCGCGGCGGGTCCGCTGCTGGGCGGCTTCCTTGTCACCCACTTCGGATGGCAGTCGATCTTTCTGGTGAACCTTCCGGTGGGTGTGCTCGCATGGGTGATCGCGGCCCGCCACCTGCCCGAGACCCGGGCCGAGCAGATGCGGCCGGTGGACTGGGTGGGTACGGTGCTGCTCACGTTCGGGCTGCTGACCGGAGTTTTCGCGGTGATCTCGCTGCACGACGGCGGGATTGGCGCCCGTGCGTCCGCGTCCCTGGCAGCGTGCGCGGTGGTGGCGCTCGCGCTGTTCCTGTGGTGGGAGGGGCGTGCACCGGCCCCGATGCTGAGCCTGCGGCTGGTTGCCTCGCCCGGATTCGCCGGAGTGTGGGTGGCCGCGGCCGCTGCCTCGGGCACGCTCATCGGTGCCACCAACTATCTGGCGCTGTATTTCATGAACACCTTGGGTTACAACGCCTTTGAAACCGGTCTGCGTGCTGGACCGCTGACACTGGCCACCATCGTCGGGGCGCCCTTGGGGATTCTGGCGGGCAAGAGGCTGCCCACCATGGCGACCATTCCCGGGGGCGTGGCACTGGTGGCTGTCGGGTTGTGGGCTGCGACCGGGGCCCACGCGGACACGGCCTGGACCCACTTCATCATCGGTTCCGCGTTGGCAGGCCTGGGGCTCGGCGCGCTCTCGGCGGTGACATCCGATGCTGCCCTGCAGTTCGTGCCGCTCGACGGTGCCGGAATGGCCACCGGATCGGTGAGTACCGGCCGTCAGATCGGCATTCTTTTGGGCGTGGCAGGCATGGGTGTGGCGTTCGGTCATGCCGCCGCGGGCCAGTCCGGTGCCCGGGCCGCCGGCGCTGCCGCCATCAACAGCGTGCTGTCGCTGGGAGCCCTTGCCGCGGCGTGCGCGGCGTTCGTTTCGCTGATTCTGCTCGGTGTCGCTACGATGAGTCGCTCGCACGATCCGGCCACCGGAGAGTCGCTAGCTATCTAG